gGGTGGCTTAGATCTCTCTAGTTGCAATTAATCTAAATGGGGGGCTGGAGCCCAAGTGtctagatttttttgggggggggtgaaggtCTCCTCTAAGGGCCGGCCCTACGCTATGAATCCCTATGCAATCTGGGTGCGGTGTGATTCCAGCCCGTTCATTAGCATGGAATGCACAGCAACCGGATTGCCTGCTACTTCTCTACCACGTGATTGGTGCAGGCAAATGCACCGCGCTGCGGCTGTTCAAGCCGTAGTAATCTGCAGTCGATTGGGGGAGGAGGGGAGCGATATCCCCTGCAAGGCCGTGACCCCACATACTAAATTATGAGACTTGCCTTAAAATGAAGCTCTGCAGCTGAGGGCTGACCCCCCTGCAAGGCCGTAACCCCCACACACTAAATTATGAGACTTGCCTTAAAATGAAGCTCTGCAGCtgtaggctgaccccccccccctgcaaggcCATGACCCCACACACTAAATTATGAGACttgccttaaagcagaggttcacccaaaaaacgcaACTTTGGACCATccatactagcatcagctacagtatgccttttttttttatgcgctgtACTTGCGGTTTAACCCgtaagtttcgtttcagactcccgcgggaaatgggcgttcctatgaagagtggaacatgattgacggccggctatggcgcgcccCATGTTCCGAAAATAGCTGGAGTAggactcggcgctatacggcgcctgcgcatcagactagaagctgactgcgcaggcgccgtatatgtccgcgtcctatttcgacttttttcggaaggcatgatgcgccatagctggacgtcaatcaagtacccctcttcataggaatgcccatttcccggccggagtctgaaacgaaagttacagattaaaccgtaagtatAGCTAAAAAAAACTGCTACTCTAGCTGACGCTAATATGCTCGTTTGTATGGtagatcaagattttttttcagggtgaacccccgctttaaaatgaaGCTTTGCAGCTGAGgtctaaccccccctcccccctggaagGCCATAACCCCACATACTAAATTATGAGACTTGCCTTAAAATGAAGCCTTGCAGCTGAgggctgacccccccccttcccccgatCTTCTGGATCCACATGATTCCAATTGTACTCATTACTGGAATAAGTTTTAAGACtgactcccctcccccttcccttacACGCCATTTCAACTTTTGTTTGATTTCCTAAAGACCACTggagttttgcaggcgctatagcgttaaaaatagcacatgATGCAAGATGCCCTTAAACAGCTGCGCCATTCATTCCAATGTGAAGGCCCGAGGTCTTTCACGCTAAAGCGTTGCGCGCTAGCAGGATGCTTAAATAAAGTACTgctagcagcttctttggagcagtgtgtttacgccgcccctgcccattgaaatcaatgggacatcgCGTTCCGGGCAATTTTAACTCTTTCTCTGCTGCTAGCGGGAGGTAAAACCGCCCCCGTTGGTGGCCAAAATGTGTTGCGTATCTGCCCATAGCGtcggtggtaaaaaaaatagcggcggcttagtgtgaaaggggtcttagatttaacaaaaccatttagtgtaagggcctgccagattgcatacaaattgaaactccgcAAAAGCGCCCATGTTTTGCAGTGCCGCCGAAGCGATTTGCAGACGCTTTaacagcactgcccattcatttcaatgggcagggcattttgggtgCGCTGTGTGTATAGATAGAAATTGATATATCGCTTCCAAAcccccccaaagatgctgctcattgttcaggcactatttttagcattaaaatgccttcagtgtgaaagggggcttaatGTGGTGGTTAACCCTTGCACAAGGCATAATGAGCTGGCATGCTGGCTCATTACATTTTGAAGCCCACACAGCGGTCCTGTACAGTTTACACAGATGCCTACTGCAGATCACAAATGTGGTGTGTTTTGGACATGCATAGAACGCCGTTTCCtgcactgctttcacactgaaagagcCCGGGTGTAGGTGGTAAAACGCCAAtatttttagcagcactttactgctgtttttgcagcgctttaacccccgctagaggaTGAAAAACAGTTAAAAGCGTCGCTATGGTGGTGCTGCCATTGATTTTAAtaggcaggggcactttaggatcGGTGAGTTTACCGCTCCAAAGAAGTTGCTGGCAAGACTTTTCCCGACGCCTgtccagcgcaccgctccactgCGAATGGAGCCGCTGTATCGGAGGGCTCTGGGCACTATAGCgcctcagtgttaaaggggttgtaaaggtttattttttattttctaaatgggttcctttaagcttttccttcatttcccttctaaatgtttttttcttcgtctgaatttctcacttcctgtttctcctcagtaagctgttctggctgactaacccccagccagatgatgggggcaagcttactgaggaggaacaggaagtgagaaattcagacacagaaaaaacatttagaagggaaaggtaagtaaaccaacaatgcacgagcttaaagaaacctatatagaaaataaaactcctttaaaaacaaacacaacaggaAATCACACGCCGACATTGGGCCCCATAGATCTTTATTTAGGCCGAAACAAATTGCTGCCCTGCCTAGGACCGCCCCTCTAACCTTTCACCCAATACGGGCAAACCTTTGTTGGGTGAAACGAGGGGATGGGGCAGCAGTGTGCTTTTTCCGGTTTTAATAAAGTTGGATGAGATCTGATGTGGCTTCCAACTGAGTTTGTAGCGCCTGGTTGGGCCCCTTTTGATTTTCAATTGGAGGGATTGTTATGTAGGTTTGACAGTCTGGCGTGTCTACATGTATACTGTGATTTTATTTCTATTGCACCCTCCCCCTCCATTGATTTATACCCAGCAGATGGAGCCTCTATTGTTTTATATCAGTGGTGAAAGGCTCCCTCTCCTGGCTGTACCTGCACATTACAGCCCTGCAGACTTTAATGGATTCCTCTCCAATCTGAGAGGAAGATCTCTGTAGAAGTCTATTGGGATATATAGTTCAGATTTTAAAGCCTCGCTGGCTGTaattggcttccaggttttattgtcagctCAATTGAACATGCTGGAGTTAGAggctgattggccaccatgcacagctacaccattcTGTGCTCTCCAGTCTTTGTCAAAAATCCCTTTCAGAGGTTGGTTTACTTTCTTTGGGGAATCTTCCTTGCCCCCATGTCTATATTCCTCTATAGTGTCTGGCAGGAGTACAGATCATCCCTAGGAATGAATGAGGCAGCACTGTGTTGGCAGTGTGTAtactgcacccctcccccacctgtgtgATGATTACACTGCTTCAGCGGAGGACTTTTTAATGCTGGAACCCTCATACACTTCTCTCCCTAAAACTGCACCCGTCTGGGACCCCCGATAGGTCAGTGAGGGGGCGGTCTGTAGGTGAAGTTCTCATTGCACATAGTAATACATTCAAGCAGTATTGATACAGCTTGGTTTATAGATTAGAAGGCCTTCTGGGATGTTTCTTTCATGTGTTTTAGTGCAGTGGATGGAAACCATCTTCTATGGGGTGGGGATAGTATAAGAGAAGTGGTGAAAAGAAAGTCTTATAAAATTGTACAATCGTCCCTGAAACATTCCATTCAGATTACACCCCTAAATTACACATCTGTCCCGTCCAATGTGCAGCACAATGCACACCGTGGGCTCAGCACAGAGGACACTCGTCTAGAGGAACCAGGGAGTCTTCTGGTTACCAGGATGAAAAGCCATCTGTACCACAATGAGGGCTGCAAGTCTGACGTGAGCGGGCATTGTGGGGTTCAgatgtgagggggggctgagatgAGTTTATTACCCCGACCTTCAGAAGtaaccttttctttcttttctttttcagaaTATTCACAACCAGCGGCCCAAGGGTGAGATATAGTTTTACTATTCATTACGATTATGTGGTGGTTTGTTGGGTTTTTGcttatgtatgtttttatttatttaaaggtaTGGGTCCTACCCTTCACAACCTGCACAGGGCGGCTATTCCCAGCAGGGAAGCCAGTCCTAtggccagcagcagcagcagggttACAGCGGCTACGGCCAGTCTACTACTGGGTCTTCTTCCTATGGACAGAGCGGAGGGTACGGCTCATCCTATGGACAGGAGCAGAGCTGTAAGTATAATGCTTTGGGAAGGCAATAGTATGTAACATGGATTGTGGAAATGTTCTCATTTTAGTATGTCTGTtataaagtatgtgaaccctcaccttgtaaaaaaaatcctgtatgtgtagatagatggatagaaatAAATTGTTGCCTAATAGTGTTGGACCACCTTTATTTGCCATCTACAGCAGCCTGAATTCTCCTTGGATTTGACTAATATAATTCTTGGATAGTATAATCCATGATTGGACCGCCACCATACTTTACCATTGGTACAAGACGGTGTTCATAAGCTTGAGACAATATTTGCTATGTGCAGTGGTTGGGAACAGTGTGAAGCTCAATTCATCAAACCGTATTGGTCAATTTTTGTCCATGATTTATGGGTGTTGCACCACTCTATCCTCTTCCCAGCACTACAATCGGTAACTACTGGTTTGGCAATTGTAGTTCTCCTGTGAATGTTTCTTATAGAGTTCCCTCCACACAGTTTTAGAGGACATGGGCTTGGGAAGACGGCGACTGAGCTCTGCAGTCACTTTTGCAGCAGTTTTCTTATTCCAGATCACAATTCTGCACAATGTCTTTTTGGTCAGTGGACTGTTTATGCTTATCAGGCAGTTTTCCCGGAATATGCATATGCTGTCCTAACCCTTGGTACTTGCCTTGTGACGCCGCAAATTGGCTAAATGGCACCAATTTGCCCTCTTTGAAGCTCGGTAAGCTCTGACACGACTCTGTATTTACTAGCAGCCCTCGGTGAATGATGAAAGTGAAGCTTCCCACTTGTGAGCTCGGTGTCATGACACAGAAGCAATATGTTCATCGCTTCCAAAGCAAACATCTTCACATTCACACCTACAAATCATTTCCCAATTTTAGTCCGTCCTTCGGTATGTTTGTCAATTCCCAGGAGAGTTCAGGGCACCTTGGATGCCAAATGTGGTCCAACACCATATTAGGTTaacttattattttttggcaCCATACTTGTTTCCATAATTTTGTCCAACCCTGGTTTATATAAAagccctaaataccttttttagaaGTGATTACATGAACGGTGTCTCTAGTTTAAGGGGCAACAGCACACTACTTcccagtgatgggggggggggggttgtcagcaCAAGTGTTTTAAGCAATGGAGTACAGACTTCAATAGAATGCAAAGAAACCCTGGCCACATCAGGATGGTTGTTCTTTCATGCCTAGTGTGGctagtttgaaataggaaagcagagggactgggagGATCACTGGTTATTTATCacaaagaacaggatactttaaTTTGAATACAGGGATATATCCATAATGTGTGGCTTTAATATTTTCAATGGGCACTGGCAGGAACCCCAGGGGTTTCACactaaaggaagcaatacaaagagaacggtatactttctcatacaagtacatggtacagcagacacgtatcagaaatatgaaatgttgggtgtaCATATTTAACATTCAGCTCATTGATGTGTTTTGATTCACAGCTGGCTATGGTGCTCAGTCAGCTCCAGGATACAGCGCTGGTAACTATGGCGGCTCCCAGACTTCCCAGACCCCCTACagtggaggaggacagcagccacCACAATCCTCCCAGTCATCGTATTCCAGCTATTCCCAGCAGCCTCCAGCCAGCAGTAACACTGGAAGGTGAGTGTTTCTACTCCAGTATTTTTATTGGGCCCTGTACCTCATCGTTGCATGTTATCAATCGTTTACCTGTTGTCTCCTTGTTTTTCAGCTATGGCAGTGGCTCTCAGTCCTACCAGCAGCAGCAAGGCAGCGGGTATGGACAATCCAGTGGTGGTGGAGGAAgcggaggaggtggtggtggatatggaggtcagcagagcagctatggaggtggaggaggcggCGGTGGCCAGTCCGGTTACGGAGGTCAGAGTCAGGGCGGATATGGTGGTGGTCAGCAGTCCAGCTCCTATGGGCAGCAGTCCAGCTATAATGCCTCCCAGGGTTATGGCCAGCAGCAGCAATCACAGTACGGTGGTGGATGTAAGTCTTCATTTTCCATTACAGAAGGATGTTAATGTTTGGTATGAAAGCTTGGCTTAACCTTTTGTCTAATGTGTTCTTTTCAGCTGGAAGTTATGGCCAGGACTCTCCTCCCATGGGTGGTGGTGGAGGAGGCGGCGGCAGCGGCTATGGTTCCGACCAAGGCGGTTATGGCGGACAGGATAGAGGCAGAGGCCGCGGTGGATTCAGTGGTGGGCGTGGAGGCTTTGACCGAGGCGGCAGAGGAGGCCGTGGTGGAAGAGGCGGCGGCATGGGGTAGGTGTTTGACCAtgggcagtgtgtgtgtgtgtgggcggaGCTTGGCTGCATGGTGGTGACTGTGTGGGATAAGAGCGTTCAGGATGTTACTACAAATAAAACCTCCTGTTTCCAGTGTTTGACAACTGATTCCTAAGCACTGACAACTCTAACCTGTGGCTGTAAAGAGAGGAACGAGTTTCACACGGCCTTTGACAGGATGGAGCGTCTATCTCTGTAGTGGTTGCTTTTATTATCTCTTTAGaggttaaaaacaaacaaaaaaatgcataaacaataaGTTTCAGTCTTGGCAGAACGTCTAGGCAGGGTACCACCTAATGTGTGTTATCAGGTGTACGGGTCTGACAAAGGTGTTTACCGCCTCTTACCAAACTCTTGGAGTGGTTCTGCATTGCTAGGGCATAAAAATGGTGCTGTGACCTATAAACATTAGTTTTCCTGTGCCTGGTAGATGACTTCCTTCTACACCAAAGTGATGCACTCAGGTCTGGTATACAGGTGTAGCAGATAACGCAACCGAATGTAGCCATAAAACCGGACATGGTGTGTTGAGATACTTCTGGAGTCTGACAGTGTGTGTATAGATGCAATCAGGTACGAAAAATGAGGGTGATCAGGACCAAGCTAATAACGTGTACACGGGATTTGTGTGATAACGCGTACTAGGATAAGATTCGTAATCTGTACAGCTATGAGATTTATCTACAGCTTTGAGACGGGTGTGATCTCACATATACAGCTATCAGAAGAGGGGTGCGTGAACTTGTGTATACAACTGAGACGGAGGGGGCATGATCTCATGTATACAGCTATCAGATGAGAGGGTACAAGAACACCTGTGTACAACTGAGACGAGGTGTGCGCGATCTCGTGTATACAGCTATGTCACAGGGGTGCAAAGAAAGGAatgtatatggacagccgcactccaatgtctaaaaaagatgtgccctttattgggtaaaacgaaaatgcactacaaagaacagcatacagtgggaaataaacagctgacgcgtttcacattgaacctcaatgctgagtctgtgctcacctggagcggcagttttccCTATATGTCACAGGGGTGTGATATGTATACAGCCATGTCACAGGGCTGAGAACCATGTATACAGCTATGagatgaggtgtgtgtgtgtatatacagctaTGAGGTGTGTGATGTGAATACAGCTATGACAGGAGGGGTGTGCGATAACATGTATACAGCCTAGGATGATTGGGGGGGGTGGTGGTATATACAGCTGTGAGACTGGTTCTGTGTGGAatggaggggcaggttatggtgTATGACTGATGGGTGGAATGCTGGGAGGGAGGGGTGTGATATCATGTGATCACTTCCAGTcaggggaggggggtttaagttgAGGGCGCCAAGCAAGAGCAATACACAGCATGAGGGGTAAGTATGGGGGAAAAGCAGCGATAGGAATACAACTGCCAAAAATCATGTTTGCTGTGTTGCTCTGCTTTGTGTTAACAAATTCTGCATTTTATGTGCTACAGGTTTTCAAGGTCTCGTCAGCTTTCACACTTAGCATTTATCAACACAAATTTTATATTTCTAGATCTAAGATTAGCAGTAACAATCTATAAGGACATTCTGTGCACCATTTATACACCATAGATATATATTGTGCTCTGTTGCTTACAGTCCTGTGCAAGCCAAATGGTACACAATCCAGAATGGAAATCTCAGCTATAAAGGTGTTTGCACTGATGCGTGTTGGTTAACTTATTAGTAAATTAGAGGTCAAACTTAAAGCCCCAAGTGGCTGAAGGTGAACGAAAGCTTTTCACATGCAGAAAAACCAGACGCAAGTGTGTTAGTTGTACAGAATACTAGACAATGTGTGTGACGGAATAAAGAACTTCTGTAGCCTCGGGAATCACAAAACAAAAACCTTCAATTTTCTTCTAATTGTCTTCTCAGCGGTGGTGAACGGGGAGGATTCAGTAAATTTGGTGGTAAGTGAAGAGTtgaaaaatcaaccaaaaattcTTGTtactgttcattttttatttttgcggttCATTCATAAATGGAGTTATATGGGGGATAGGCAGGCTTCATTCCACTGTCGGTGCCTCTGCACTCAGTCCTCTATACTGGATACATTGAGTACATTTTATTCaactatatatattataatatggtTGAAgcctatggtaaaaaaaaaaagaatttgctgGGGTTCTGGTTAATTTGGTAAATGCATGTGTTGTGAAGGGTAAAAGTTCAACTTGGTAAGAAACATGCAAGTGTTGCACAAGGAGGGGGAGACTGCTATCCAGAAACCCTATGGTGTCTTCTATCTATGGTTACCAGGTATACAGCACaatctttcctttggtggtaataCAATATCACTGGGTAGAAGTATACAAACTAAAAGGTATTAACAAAAAAAGTCTGGTGAAACTTCAAAATGGAAAAGGATCTTTAAAAAATAATGCACGGGTGAAAATTGGGGACAAGCAGTGTgtaatgtgcttaaaaaaaaagtggacagTGTGTAACGTGTACAACAAATTGGGGGGTGAGCATTGTGTAATGTGCATAAAATTGAGGACCAGCAGTGTGCAATGGATGTGTACAACAAATTGGGGGCACAAGCAGAGTGTAATGGAGGCCTATAAAAAAGGGTGTGtaatgtgtatgggggggggggggggggcttgagcaATGTGTAAAGGCGAGCAGTATGTAATGTGTACAAAGTAGGGGCGAGCAGTATGTAATGTGTAGTAGGGAAGCTCAGTATGTAATGTGTACAAAGTAGGAGCGAGCACAGTATGTAATGTGTAGTAGGGGCGAGCCGTATGTAATGTGTACAAAGTAGGGGCGAGCAGTATGTAATGTGTAGTAGGGAAGCTCAGTATGTAATGTGTACAATGTAGGGAAGCTCAGTATGTAATGTGTACAAAGTAGGAGCGAGCACAGTATGTAATGTGTAGTAGGGGCGAGCCGTATGTAATGTGTACAAAGTAGGGGCGAGCTCAGTATGTAATGTGTAGTAGGGAAGCTCAGTATGTAATGTGTACAAAGTAGGGGCGAGCTCAGTATGTAATGTGTACAAAGTAGGAGTGAGAGCCGTATAAtgtgtacaaaatagggggagCTCAGTATGTAATGTATACATCCATGTTTTATTACAAATGGCTCATGTGCGTTCATGTGTATTAGGGGTACAACCTATCCTATGTGCTTTGAACCTAAATGCACAGTCAGGTGTCTGCTCCTGAAAGCGCCTCCTTTAGGGGGGCCTGAGAAAAAAATGCGCCGTAGTTTATTCCTTATGATGACTGAGAAGGCGCGATGTGTTGCCAAGCACTAAGAATGGATAGTCTGAGCGATCATGTGGGTGGTTTTCATGTATGATGGGCTTGTGGGGGGGGAAAGGTATTGATGCGTATTTTCTGCTCCCCACTTTTCTaacactagcattttttttttctttctcaaaaGGACCACGTGAAGGCGGACCTCCCAGACATGAAATTGGTAGGTTTTCATGAGAAATTATAAAGTAAATTACACAGCCCAATCAGTTTAAAATGGAAGGCAAAGCATTTGTGTAGATGTAAAAGGTATTTAATATAAGTGATCTCAcaacctctgttctcagctgcatataaGGTGCTTGGAGAGCTGGggatggagaaacagcagcacactaatCTTTcaagtggttgggggggggggggtgtgtcggTACAAGTCTGACTTCCAGGACACTGACCACTCGACCTagatgtgctctcatgcctagcatGCTCAGTTTGAAATGAGAAAGCAGAGTGGCTGGCAGGATCACTGTACTAAAAGCAAtaaaacaggatactttttaacacGCCTACATGATACTGCAGGCACATATCTGGAATATGAATTGTTGGGGTAGCATACTTTTAATTGAATGTTAATAATGTGCTGCTGTTCATGAGTATGTAATGCAGATAAGCAGAGAGCAGCCATTGTCTGCGGCCGTCCCTGCCTATTACATGACGAGGCACCAGGTAGTTGAGTGTAATGGGCAAGCGTGTAGGTAGTGTGGCCTTTGAGAAACATGTAATAGGCAGGGGGGCATCCATCTGAGTGTAATAAACTAAAGGCTGCCATTGAGTGTATATTATAACGGATTGTCACTAATAAATCGTCTCTTTAACAGGTGAACAAGACGATGATAACAACTCAGTCATATCTTTGACAGGTGAACAGGATAACTCAGACAACAACACTATTTTTGTGCAAGGCCTGGGTGATAGTGTAACAGTGGAGGCCGTTGCTGAGTACTTTAAGCAGATTGGAATCATCAAGGTGTGTGTATATGATTTTGGCAGATGTAATCTGGGTTCTAGGATGGGTGATGAGCTCTTCGAACGATGACATTGGTGACTcatgagacaattttttttttttttgtagaccaACAAGAAGACAGGGCAGCCCATGATAAACCTGTACACAGACCGGGAGACCGGCAAACTAAAGGGCGAAGCAACAGTTTCCTTTGATGATCCCCCATCTGCCAAGGCAGCCATTGACTGGTTTGATGGTGAGTCTCTGCGATTTTCATGGTCCAGACgttttattcttgttttttttttttttttttatctatactaACCCCTTTCCTGTTTTCAGGCAAAGAATTTTCTGGAAATCCGATCAAAGTTTCATTTGCTACACGGAGAGCCGACTTTACAAGCCGTGGAGGTGGAAACACGGGAGGTAGAGGACGTGGAGGTCCGTTTTTAAGACCAAACATTCTTCcacttttttatttacttttttattttctttaatcagtattttttgctttaaatatactttaaccccccaaacgtcctttttttttttttttttttttaaagaccttgGGGagtaaaatggcgattgttgcaattttttatcatggtatttgcacagtggttttgcaaacacatttttttgggggtgaaaaaaaaagcactttaagtaaCAGCAAAGTTTTGTTGCCTTTTATTGCTGTgtccccgttaaggagattcacttTCTCCTGTTTACCATTTTAGAAAGTGAAAGAcaatcacacattttgggttgcaccagaaaagtattaaaaacaaaatcttccaatgggggacactagttctggtaacctGGGGGGGTCCCAAAGGATTTCctcctaatttgcagggatttgctCGCGGACTATGGAACgggaagtgagtggaaatctcAGCAATGTGAAACAGGTGGTGAATTATCACCCTCCCTtactccaaaatggaaaaaaaaattcccatagttctactttaatgcatttaaaagcaaaaacaatatatagcccattttttttgtaagttgcgtagagtaaatggataccaaacatgtcgaactgcactcctgtggaatagcgacaaactatggtgcttaaaaatctccataggcaacgctttaaacatttttttaaaaggttacCTGTTGAGGGTTAGAGGCGGTCTAGTGGTAGAATTATTCTAACTTTTGCGTTGATTCCTCACGTGTGGTGCCAATACAGTTTTACATGTGCATGGTGTATGCTTCCGTGTGCAAAGCATGGATCGATGGGggcatttttaaattttgcactaccttttacttttttaattcctattacaagtaatgtaaacccCAGGTCCTTTACCCAAAATACATTTGATCTGTTGCTTTAAAAATATTTGATTGCTTCTGGGACCAGCTGGCCACACCGTTGGATCGTTTTTTTGGTCTTGCTGGTTTGAACAGCCTtagaaaccgggggggggggggcggcctggTCTGCTTCCGTCACTTAAAGCGGTTCCAGCAGCTTTTGAGGGCCGGCTGGAGAAAGATGTTGGCTTATAGCTTCAGCCATAGCCCCAGTAATCTACTTGCAAACTGCTATATATTGCAATTTTTGAAGTGGTAAAATATCCCCAGCCTTTTGCGTTTAGCTACAATGTATCCATATTGGGGCACATCTAATGAGTGGCTCAGGcgcagagagagatatagatctaTCTCTATCTAGCCCAGCCACGCTCCTAGCTGCCCCCTAAAACTGACGGAACCATTAAGGCAACGTCTTCTGGTATAGGGAGGAATGTGATCTGGTCAGCAGGCCCAAACACTGCCCTTTAAGTTTCCATTACCATTTTGGGATTAGAATGGTGTTGCCCCTTTTATCAGGATGGGGTATATCTCCCCATTGTaaactttttaatgtttttaacattGAGACCTGCAGCTCCCCTCATTTCTAGCCATCTTGGAGACAGTTTCTGCCTTCTTAAAGGTTGCATTTTTTTGTGGTTCCAAGATTACAATCCATTTTCAACAGAGTGCTAATGTCAGTGATACAATGACAGCACCTTACTGCCAACCAGTTATGGCGTTTTATTGCCAGTAAGCAGACTACCGTTTAAAGCCCACAGTCATGCTGCTATATATATGCATACAACCCAGCAATAACCGGCTAATTCCATTTCCAATAAACGTGGGGTTGAATGTGGGAGCCCTTGCCTTGTTCTAGTATTATTGCTCAATAGTTTTTTCTTTGCGCTAGGTCCCATGGGACGTGGAGGGTTTGGTGGTCCCAGTGGTGGAAACGGCAGCCGTGGaggtggaggtggtggaggaggagcaggaggattcCCCAGTGGTGGTGGAGGACAGCAGAGAGCTGGAGACTGGAAATGTCCCAACCCGTAAGTTGGGTTTACCTTGCAGATGTGCATCATGACATCACTGTGTAGAATATAAACCTCACAGATGTTTCTGATTCATTCCTGCAGATCCTGTGATAACATGAATTTCTCCTGGAGAAATG
The Rana temporaria chromosome 6, aRanTem1.1, whole genome shotgun sequence DNA segment above includes these coding regions:
- the FUS gene encoding RNA-binding protein FUS isoform X1, with protein sequence MATNEYSQPAAQGYGSYPSQPAQGGYSQQGSQSYGQQQQQGYSGYGQSTTGSSSYGQSGGYGSSYGQEQSSGYGAQSAPGYSAGNYGGSQTSQTPYSGGGQQPPQSSQSSYSSYSQQPPASSNTGSYGSGSQSYQQQQGSGYGQSSGGGGSGGGGGGYGGQQSSYGGGGGGGGQSGYGGQSQGGYGGGQQSSSYGQQSSYNASQGYGQQQQSQYGGGSGSYGQDSPPMGGGGGGGGSGYGSDQGGYGGQDRGRGRGGFSGGRGGFDRGGRGGRGGRGGGMGGGERGGFSKFGGPREGGPPRHEIGEQDDDNNSVISLTGEQDNSDNNTIFVQGLGDSVTVEAVAEYFKQIGIIKTNKKTGQPMINLYTDRETGKLKGEATVSFDDPPSAKAAIDWFDGKEFSGNPIKVSFATRRADFTSRGGGNTGGRGRGGPMGRGGFGGPSGGNGSRGGGGGGGGAGGFPSGGGGQQRAGDWKCPNPSCDNMNFSWRNECNQCKAPKPDGPGGPGGSHMGGGGFGDERRGGGGRGGFDRGGFRGRGGDRGGFRGGRGGGDRGGFGQNKMDSRGDHRQDRRERPY
- the FUS gene encoding RNA-binding protein FUS isoform X3 produces the protein MATNEYSQPAAQGYGSYPSQPAQGGYSQQGSQSYGQQQQQGYSGYGQSTTGSSSYGQSGGYGSSYGQEQSSGYGAQSAPGYSAGNYGGSQTSQTPYSGGGQQPPQSSQSSYSSYSQQPPASSNTGSYGSGSQSYQQQQGSGYGQSSGGGGSGGGGGGYGGQQSSYGGGGGGGGQSGYGGQSQGGYGGGQQSSSYGQQSSYNASQGYGQQQQSQYGGGSGSYGQDSPPMGGGGGGGGSGYGSDQGGYGGQDRGRGRGGFSGGRGGFDRGGRGGRGGRGGGMGGGERGGFSKFGGPREGGPPRHEIGEQDNSDNNTIFVQGLGDSVTVEAVAEYFKQIGIIKTNKKTGQPMINLYTDRETGKLKGEATVSFDDPPSAKAAIDWFDGKEFSGNPIKVSFATRRADFTSRGGGNTGGRGRGGPMGRGGFGGPSGGNGSRGGGGGGGGAGGFPSGGGGQQRAGDWKCPNPSCDNMNFSWRNECNQCKAPKPDGPGGPGGSHMGGGGFGDERRGGGGRGGFDRGGFRGRGGDRGGFRGGRGGGDRGGFGQNKMDSRGDHRQDRRERPY
- the FUS gene encoding RNA-binding protein FUS isoform X2 encodes the protein MATNEYSQPAAQGYGSYPSQPAQGGYSQQGSQSYGQQQQQGYSGYGQSTTGSSSYGQSGGYGSSYGQEQSSGYGAQSAPGYSAGNYGGSQTSQTPYSGGGQQPPQSSQSSYSSYSQQPPASSNTGSYGSGSQSYQQQQGSGYGQSSGGGGSGGGGGGYGGQQSSYGGGGGGGGQSGYGGQSQGGYGGGQQSSSYGQQSSYNASQGYGQQQQSQYGGGSGSYGQDSPPMGGGGGGGGSGYGSDQGGYGGQDRGRGRGGFSGGRGGFDRGGRGGRGGRGGGMGGGERGGFSKFGGPREGGPPRHEIGEQDDDNNSVISLTGEQDNSDNNTIFVQGLGDSVTVEAVAEYFKQIGIIKTNKKTGQPMINLYTDRETGKLKGEATVSFDDPPSAKAAIDWFDGKEFSGNPIKVSFATRRADFTSRGGGNTGGPMGRGGFGGPSGGNGSRGGGGGGGGAGGFPSGGGGQQRAGDWKCPNPSCDNMNFSWRNECNQCKAPKPDGPGGPGGSHMGGGGFGDERRGGGGRGGFDRGGFRGRGGDRGGFRGGRGGGDRGGFGQNKMDSRGDHRQDRRERPY
- the FUS gene encoding RNA-binding protein FUS isoform X7, with product MATNEYSQPAAQGYGSYPSQPAQGGYSQQGSQSYGQQQQQGYSGYGQSTTGSSSYGQSGGYGSSYGQEQSSGYGAQSAPGYSAGNYGGSQTSQTPYSGGGQQPPQSSQSSYSSYSQQPPASSNTGSYGSGSQSYQQQQGSGYGQSSGGGGSGGGGGGYGGQQSSYGGGGGGGGQSGYGGQSQGGYGGGQQSSSYGQQSSYNASQGYGQQQQSQYGGGSGSYGQDSPPMGGGGGGGGSGYGSDQGGYGGQDRGRGRGGFSGGRGGFDRGGRGGRGGRGGGMGGGERGGFSKFGGPREGGPPRHEIGEQDDDNNSVISLTGEQDNSDNNTIFVQGLGDSVTVEAVAEYFKQIGIIKTNKKTGQPMINLYTDRETGKLKGEATVSFDDPPSAKAAIDWFDGKEFSGNPIKVSFATRRADFTSRGGGNTGGGGGFGDERRGGGGRGGFDRGGFRGRGGDRGGFRGGRGGGDRGGFGQNKMDSRGDHRQDRRERPY